One window of Tachysurus vachellii isolate PV-2020 chromosome 21, HZAU_Pvac_v1, whole genome shotgun sequence genomic DNA carries:
- the smcr8a gene encoding guanine nucleotide exchange protein smcr8a codes for MIGSPDVVAFTKDDDFGDSFPDQCSIPEEFSVPLFPHANTNPWLKTSYAKFSKDFILISEFSEQVGPQPLLTIPNDHKVCGTFDLNYFSLRIMSVDYQASFVGHPPGTSYPKLNFVEDSKVVLGDSKEGAFAYVHHLTLYDLEARGFVRPFCMAYISADERKIMQQFQLLSSGFSRASECLKSGNRKAFANELEKKLSDLEYTRSVLHKETELQKMNSGCYSTQVIEKANELANVEKSIYEHKDLLRQITSYPNSKRTDSDQVRCESDNGAETSSVDHTLSSNHSGHEEKHVGTDSGSQHPSYVPQLIKAKSAKCFDKRLKNLEELCESAFFHQTMDQLNAIEKSFRGDLCFIYNSQIDRALLRNQKITSFLFESQRDDDDDEEGCSRNLYYPNLATHHALSNFSGEPVNLESYADDAERSQNRLVLETVDGPQESSTSDVTQETSEDANDNETKGSFSSDRSVEAFINLSPGIPDVFSKTPSSSMACPITSSSEEQGNVLPVAAAAAGMMSSSLECESDLNHGDMFETEALVQMDTACCMGQDGFIYEEPLPDPKECCRDTVVKSEPLSLLQRDHVLQADYVFGESLLTVPRPRGLMLPELSPSSVSEEMVKMNVEDVSDNGSHVSTSTSSDRAASPFTYGSPVTTRLKKKAGHSALRFIRQYPFAQQAIFCLLSGRTLVVLGADEGTVRKLVNALLIFVPNLGKYGESVQPWISSSFQLSDLQRWKLVGVQRVVSPAGSSLLHSLSRYSRYIGILDCDNKTLRCPAYKGTLISQMADHRTQIKRGSTYYLHVQSILTQLTAKAFLYTFCHHLHLPVSTDQDADAVVLRRTNFLLQLGYTEEESKIIRFLSELIKHHYLQGPLKGVSQSYFSFTYTTSYLYKI; via the exons ATGATCGGATCCCCAGATGTGGTGGCATTTACCAAAGATGATGATTTTGGAGATTCTTTCCCAGACCAGTGCTCGATCCCAGAGGAGTTCTCTGTGCCTTTGTTTCCTCATGCAAACACCAATCCGTGGTTAAAAACCTCCTATGCAAAGTTCTCCAAGGATTTCATCCTTATCTCAGAGTTCTCGGAGCAGGTCGGACCACAGCCGTTACTCACAATTCCAAATGATCACAAAGTGTGTGGGACGTTTGACCTCAATTACTTCTCCCTGCGCATCATGTCTGTGGACTACCAGGCTTCGTTTGTGGGTCATCCACCAGGCACCAGCTACCCCAAGCTTAATTTTGTCGAGGACTCCAAAGTCGTCCTTGGTGATTCCAAGGAAGGGGCGTTTGCCTACGTGCATCACTTGACCCTGTACGATTTGGAGGCACGTGGCTTTGTACGTCCTTTTTGCATGGCTTATATTTCAGCGGACGAGAGAAAGATTATGCAGCAGTTCCAGCTGCTCTCGTCCGGCTTTTCCAGGGCTTCCGAGTGCTTAAAATCAGGGAACAGAAAAGCCTTTGCGAACGAACTGGAAAAGAAACTGAGCGACCTGGAATACACCAGATCCGTGCTTCACAAAGAGACCGAGCTGCAGAAAATGAACAGCGGCTGTTACTCCACGCAGGTTATTGAGAAAGCTAACGAACTGGCAAACGTGGAAAAGTCGATCTACGAGCATAAAGATTTGCTGAGGCAGATCACATCATATCCTAACAGTAAAAGGACAGACTCTGATCAGGTTCGGTGCGAGTCAGATAACGGAGCTGAGACGAGTTCGGTGGACCACACACTGTCTTCTAATCATTCCGGACATGAGGAGAAACACGTGGGGACAGATAGCGGGAGTCAGCACCCGTCTTACGTCCCCCAGCTTATTAAAGCAAAATCTGCAAAATGTTTCGATAAACGCTTAAAAAACCTAGAGGAACTATGTGAATCTGCCTTTTTCCATCAGACCATGGACCAGCTGAACGCGATCGAGAAGAGCTTCAGAGGCGATCTTTGCTTTATTTACAACAGCCAGATTGACCGAGCTCTCTTAAGGAACCAGAAGATCACCAGTTTTCTTTTTGAGTCGCAACGagatgatgacgacgacgaaGAAGGCTGCTCCAGGAACCTTTATTACCCAAACCTTGCCACACATCACGCTTTGTCCAACTTCTCTGGTGAGCCTGTGAACCTCGAATCCTATGCTGATGATGCGGAGAGAAGTCAGAATAGGCTGGTTCTTGAAACGGTAGACGGCCCTCAGGAGTCCAGTACCTCAGACGTTACACAGGAAACCTCGGAAGATGCCAATGACAATGAAACGAAAGGGAGTTTCAGCAGTGACAGGAGCGTTGAGGCGTTTATAAACCTTAGTCCGGGAATTCCTGATGTGTTTTCAAAGACGCCCAGCAGCAGCATGGCTTGTCCCATTACTTCCTCATCTGAGGAACAAGGAAACGTTCTGCCTGTCGCTGCAGCTGCTGCAGGAATGATGTCCTCTTCGCTAGAATGTGAATCGGATCTGAACCATGGCGACATGTTTGAAACCGAAGCTCTAGTTCAGATGGACACAGCATGTTGTATGGGACAGGATGGTTTTATCTATGAGGAGCCTTTACCTGATCCAAAAGAATGCTGCAGGGACACGGTGGTGAAGAGCGAGCCTCTGTCCCTGCTTCAGAGAGACCATGTGCTACAAGCGGACTACGTCTTCGGAGAGTCTTTGCTGACTGTCCCAAGGCCCAGGGGGTTGATGCTTCCTGAACTCAGCCCCAGCTCTGTGTCAGAGGAGATGGTGAAAATGAACGTGGAGGACGTTTCTGACAACGGCAGTCACGTGAGCACGTCCACCAGCTCCGACAGAGCAGCCTCTCCTTTCACCTATGGCAGTCCCGTCACAACGAGGCTGAAGAAGAAGGCAGGCCACAGTGCGCTGAGGTTCATCAGGCAGTACCCGTTTGCTCAGCAAGCCATATTCTGTCTTCTGAGTGGAAGAACGCTGGTGGTTCTGGGAGCTGATGAAGGCACCGTGAGGAAGCTGGTGAACGCCTTGTTGATATTCGTGCCCAACCTCGGCAAGTATGGTGAAAGCGTGCAGCCCTGGATCTCCTCCTCATTTCAGCTGAGCGACCTTCAGCGATGGAAACTCGTTGGAGTGCAGAG ggtggtTTCTCCAGCAGGTTCCAGCCTGCTCCATTCCCTGAGCCGCTACAGCCGATATATCGGCATCCTGGACTGTGACAACAAGACGCTTCGATGTCCAGCTTACAAAGGAACGCTAATCAGTCAGATGGCAGACCACAGGACGCAGATCAAACGAGGCAGCACATACTATCTCCATGTGCAGAGCATATTAACTCAGCTGACGGCGAAGGCCTTCCTTTACACGTTCTGTCATCACCTTCACCTGCCCGTCAGCACAGACCAGGACGCCGACGCCGTCGTACTGCGCAGGACTAATTTCTTGTTGCAGCTCGGCTACACCGAGGAGGAGAGCAAAATAATTCGCTTCTTGAGCGAGCTCATCAAGCACCATTACCTTCAGGGGCCTTTAAAAGGGGTCAGCCAGTCTTACTTCAGTTTCACTTATACCACCAGCTATTTGTATAAAATCTGA